In the Agromyces flavus genome, GATCATCCCCACCGAGCTGCGCGTCACCGCAGAGGCGGGCGAGGGCAACGCCGTCGAGGCGATCCTGCCCGAGGCCGAAGAGGGACCCTGCACCATGGACTTCGTGCCGCACACCACGGTCTTCTCGACGCCCGCCGATGTGACGACGACCGAGGAGCTCGAGGTCACGGTCGGCGACGCCGTGGTGACGGTGCCCGTCAAGTAGTCGCGGCGCGGCTGCTCAGTCCGGTCCGACCCGGGCGGCTCAGTCCTGTCCGACCGAGAGCTCGACGAACAGCTCGCTCGCGACCCGCTCGAGCTCGTCCCGCACCGCACCGGGCTCGGTGCCCGGCGGCACGCGCACGAGGATGTGCGCTTCGAACAGCTGACCGCCCGCCATGGGCGCGTCGCGCCGCTCGGTGGTCATGGTCTCGATGCTGAGCCCGTGGCGCGAGAGCACCGCCGACACGTCGTGCACGATGCCCGGGTGGTCGCTGCCCACGAGGTCGATCCGCAGGCGTCGCCAGTCCTCCACGCCGTCCGGCTCCTCGGAGCCGGGATGCGCCGACACGTCGAGCAGCCCCTCGAGCCCGTCGAGCGCGGAGCGCAGGTCATCGGCACGATCGGCCGGCACCGTCACGACGACGATGCCCGCGAACTGCCCCGCGAGCTCGGCCATCTGGCTCTGCTCCCAGTTGCCGCCGTGCGCCGTGACGGCCTCGGCGAGCGCCTCCACGAGGCCGGCTCGGTCGTCTCCGATGACGGTCAGCACGAGTCTGGGCATGCGTGCATCCAATCACGCGCGGGCCGGTGCGTCGAGGCGGTCAGCGGGTCGCTGCGCCCGGCGCCGACCCCGCGGCATCCGCCGGCCTCAGCACGAGCAGGTCGCCGATCTCGCACTCGAGCGTGCGGCAGACGGCCTGGAGCGTCGAGAAGCGGATGGCGCGAGCGCGGTCGTTCTTCAGCACGCTGAGGTTCACGACGCTCACGCCGACCAGTTCGGCGAGCCGGGTGAGGGTCATGCCGCGCTCGGCGAGCAGCTCGTCGAGGCGGCAGTGGACGTCGTGCGCCTCGTCGACCTCGGCGGGCGCCATCAGACCAGGCCCTCGTTGTCGCGCTGGAGGCGCGCGCCGATCTGGAAGGCGGCCCCGATCGCGCCGAGCGCGAGGATGGCGAACGGCGCGGCCCAGTTCGTGCTGAACGTGACGCCCTCGTAGGTGTACTCGCTCACCGCGGAGAGCGCGCCGTTGACGGTCATGGTCGTGAGGATGGTGCCGACGAACCATCCGGCCGCGAGCACTCCGGTGCTCCACAGCACGATCCGCACGTTCGCGCGCGAGAACGCGCGACCCCGGGCGAGGTTCCAGCAGAACAGCGCGAGCAGCACGACGGCGGCGATGATCGCGCCGCCGTGCACGATCGGCTCGGCGAGGAGCGCGAACGACGTGGCCGCGGCGGGTTCGGGCACGGTGACGACGGCCTGGTCGACCGCGACCGTCACCGGCGCGCCATCCGGCCCGATCGGCAGTTCGGCGGTCTCGTCGACGAACGGCACGAGGACCGGGACGTCGCGGAGCGGGGCGACCTCGGTGAGCCGGCGCACGACGCCCCAGATCGTGGCGACGATCGCGATCACCGCGATGCCCACGGTGGCGTACATCCCGATGGCGTCGCCGCGGTCGAGGCGGGTGGGGGCGTCGTGCACGGTCATGGTTCCTCCGGGTCATCCGCTTCATATCGAATATCGATGTTATCGATGATCGATACGTTACGGATGTCGCGTACCGACGTCAAGCGCGGGTGCGCCCACGGCGAACACGCGCCCACCGCGCAGGCCCGGTCGTTACCGTTGTTCTATCGACGCCCCTACCCGGCGTCGACGAGGAGTAGATGATGTTCGAGAGATTCACGGACCGAGCCCGTCGTGTCGTCGTCCTGGCGCAAGAAGAAGCCAAGATGCTCAACCACAACTACATCGGCACCGAGCACATCCTGCTCGGCCTCATCCACGAGGGTGAGGGCGTGGCGGCGAAGGCGCTCGAGTCGCTGGGCATCTCGCTCGACGCGGTCCGCGAGCAGGTCCAGGACATCATCGGGCAGGGGCAGCAGCAGCCCACCGGGCACATCCCGTTCACCCCGCGTGCCAAGAAGGTGCTCGAGCTCTCGCTCCGCGAGGCGCTCCAGCTCGGCCACAACTACATCGGCACCGAGCACATCCTCCTCGGCCTCATCCGCGAGGGCGAGGGTGTCGCGGCCCAGGTGCTCGTCAAGCTCGGCGCCGACCTCAACCGCGTGCGCCAGCAGGTCATCCAGCTCCTCTCCGGGTACCAGGGCAAGGAGCAGGTGCAGGTCGGCGCGACCGAGCAGCAGCAGGCCCAGGGCGGCTCGCAGATCCTCGACCAGTTCGGCCGCAACCTCACGCAGGCCGCGCGCGAGTCGAAGCTCGACCCCGTGATCGGCCGCGAGAAGGAGATCGAGCGGGTCATGCAGATCCTCTCGCGCCGCTCCAAGAACAACCCGGTGCTCATCGGCGAGCCCGGCGTCGGCAAGACGGCCGTCGTCGAGGGGCTTGCGCAGGCGATCGTCAAGAACGAGGTCCCCGAGACGCTGAAGGACAAGCAGCTGTACTCGCTCGACCTCGGCTCGCTGATCGCCGGCTCGCGCTACCGCGGTGACTTCGAGGAGCGCCTCAAGAAGGTCACCAAGGAGATCCGCACGCGCGGCGACATCATCGTCTTCATCGACGAGATCCACACCCTCGTGGGTGCGGGCGCCGCCGAGGGCGCGATCGACGCCGCGTCGATCCTGAAGCCGCTGCTCGCCCGCGGCGAGCTGCAGACGATCGGCGCGACCACGCTCGACGAGTACCGCAAGCACTTCGAGAAGGATGCCGCGCTCGAGCGCCGCTTCCAGCCGATCCAGGTCGCCGAGCCGTCGCTCCCGCACGCGATCAACATCCTCAAGGGACTGCGCGACCGCTACGAGGCGCACCACAAGGTGTCCATCACCGACGGGGCGATCGTGGCCGCCGCCAACCTCGCCGACCGTTACATCAGCGACCGGTTCCTGCCCGACAAGGCCATCGACCTGATCGACGAGGCGGGCGCCCGCCTGCGCCTGTCGATCCTGTCGTCGCCGCCCGAGCTGCGCGAGTTCGACGAGAAGATCGCCGTGGTCCGCGCAGCGAAGGAGACCGCGATCGAGGAGCAGGACTTCGAGAAGGCCGCATCGCTGCGCGACGAGGAGAAGACCCTGCTCGGCGAGCGCCTCCGACTCGAGAAGCAGTGGAAGTCGGGCGAGGTCAAGACGACCGCGGTCGTCGACGAGGGCCTGATCGCCGAGGTGCTCGCGCAGGCCACCGGCATCCCCGTCTTCAAGCTGACCGAAGAGGAGTCGAGCCGCCTCGTCTTCATGGAGAAGGCGCTGCACGAGCGCGTCATCGGCCAGGAGGAGGCGATCTCCGCCCTGTCGAAGACGATCCGCCGCACCCGCGCCGGGCTCAAGGACCCGAAGCGCCCGTCGGGCTCGTTCATCTTCGCCGGCCCCACGGGCGTCGGCAAGACCGAGCTCGCCAAGGCGCTCGCCGAGTTCCTGTTCGACGACGAGTCGGCGATGATCTCGCTCGACATGTCCGAGTACGGCGAGAAGCACACGGTCTCGCGGCTGTTCGGCGCCCCTCCCGGGTTCGTCGGCTTCGAGGAGGGCGGCCAGCTCACCGAGAAGGTGCGCCGCAAGCCGTTCTCGGTCGTCCTGTTCGACGAGATCGAGAAGGCCCACCCCGACATCTTCAACTCGCTTCTCCAGATTCTCGAGGAGGGCCGCCTCACCGACGGCCAGGGTCGCGTCGTGGACTTCAAGAACACCGTCATCATCATGACGACGAACCTCGGCACCAAGGACATCTCGGGCGGTCCCGTCGGCTTCCAGGTCGAGGGCGACACCCGCACGGGCTACGAGCTCATGCGCGCGAAGGTGAACGAGGAGCTGAAGAAGCACTTCAAGCCCGAGTTCCTCAACCGCGTCGACGAGATCATCGTCTTCCCGCAGCTGACGAAGGAGGAGCTCCTCCAGATCGTCGACCTGTTCATCAAGCGACTGGGCGAGCGCATGCTCGACCGCGACATGACCGTCGAGCTCACGCAGGCGGCCAAGGAGCGGCTCATCGAGGTCGGCTTCGACCCGACGCTCGGTGCGCGGCCGCTGCGCCGCGCGGTGCAGCACGAGGTCGAGGATCGCCTGTCCGAGCGGATCCTGCACGGCGAGCTGAACTCGGGCGACCACGTGCACGTCGACTTCCAGGACGGCGAGTTCGTGTTCACCACCACCCAGCGGGCGCTGCCCGTCGGCGTGGGCGTCAACACGGGCGCGGCGATCGGCACCGGGCCGGCCACGCCCGACCTGGCCGCGGGACAGTAACCCGCACGACCGGTTCGACCCGAGGGGGCGGATGCTGCGGCATCCGCCCCCTTCGTTCGTGCTTCGGGGGTGCGCGAGGCACGTGCGTACGCTGCCGAGCGCGTGCCGGTCGAGGCATGGCCGCGGGCATACGATGAGCGGATGACGCAGCCATTCCACGTGCGCGCGGCGCGCACGCCCGACGTGCCGAGGATCGTCGAGCTCGTGGAGCCGCTCGTGGCGCGACGCATCCTGCTGGGCAAGGAGCGGGTCGACCTCTACGGCGCGCTGCAGGAGTTCCGCGTGGCCGAGTCTGGCGACGGGGAGGTCGTCGGCTGCGGAGCGCTGCACGTGATGTGGGAGGACCTCGGCGAGGTCCGCACGCTCGCGGTGCACGACGACTGGCTGGGCCACGGCGTCGGACACGCGCTGCTCTCGACGCTCGAGGAGGACGCCCGCACGCTGGGCCTCAGCCGGCTGTTCTGCCTGACGTTCGAGGTCGACTTCTTCACGCGCCACGGCTTCGAGGACATGGGCTCCGAGACCGTCGACCCCGAGGTGTACGCCGAGCTCGTCCGCTCGCACGACGAGGGCGTCGCCGAGTTCCTCGACCTCGCGCGCGTGAAGCAGAACACGCTCGGCAACACCCGGATGCTGAAAACCCTCTGAGCGTTCCTCACGGCCTCGGGGCGCGCCGGGGCGGCACGCCGAGTCGCAGCGCGGCCGGCCGTA is a window encoding:
- a CDS encoding glycine cleavage system protein R, producing the protein MPRLVLTVIGDDRAGLVEALAEAVTAHGGNWEQSQMAELAGQFAGIVVVTVPADRADDLRSALDGLEGLLDVSAHPGSEEPDGVEDWRRLRIDLVGSDHPGIVHDVSAVLSRHGLSIETMTTERRDAPMAGGQLFEAHILVRVPPGTEPGAVRDELERVASELFVELSVGQD
- a CDS encoding helix-turn-helix domain-containing protein gives rise to the protein MAPAEVDEAHDVHCRLDELLAERGMTLTRLAELVGVSVVNLSVLKNDRARAIRFSTLQAVCRTLECEIGDLLVLRPADAAGSAPGAATR
- a CDS encoding ATP-dependent Clp protease ATP-binding subunit, whose product is MFERFTDRARRVVVLAQEEAKMLNHNYIGTEHILLGLIHEGEGVAAKALESLGISLDAVREQVQDIIGQGQQQPTGHIPFTPRAKKVLELSLREALQLGHNYIGTEHILLGLIREGEGVAAQVLVKLGADLNRVRQQVIQLLSGYQGKEQVQVGATEQQQAQGGSQILDQFGRNLTQAARESKLDPVIGREKEIERVMQILSRRSKNNPVLIGEPGVGKTAVVEGLAQAIVKNEVPETLKDKQLYSLDLGSLIAGSRYRGDFEERLKKVTKEIRTRGDIIVFIDEIHTLVGAGAAEGAIDAASILKPLLARGELQTIGATTLDEYRKHFEKDAALERRFQPIQVAEPSLPHAINILKGLRDRYEAHHKVSITDGAIVAAANLADRYISDRFLPDKAIDLIDEAGARLRLSILSSPPELREFDEKIAVVRAAKETAIEEQDFEKAASLRDEEKTLLGERLRLEKQWKSGEVKTTAVVDEGLIAEVLAQATGIPVFKLTEEESSRLVFMEKALHERVIGQEEAISALSKTIRRTRAGLKDPKRPSGSFIFAGPTGVGKTELAKALAEFLFDDESAMISLDMSEYGEKHTVSRLFGAPPGFVGFEEGGQLTEKVRRKPFSVVLFDEIEKAHPDIFNSLLQILEEGRLTDGQGRVVDFKNTVIIMTTNLGTKDISGGPVGFQVEGDTRTGYELMRAKVNEELKKHFKPEFLNRVDEIIVFPQLTKEELLQIVDLFIKRLGERMLDRDMTVELTQAAKERLIEVGFDPTLGARPLRRAVQHEVEDRLSERILHGELNSGDHVHVDFQDGEFVFTTTQRALPVGVGVNTGAAIGTGPATPDLAAGQ
- a CDS encoding amino-acid N-acetyltransferase, with the translated sequence MTQPFHVRAARTPDVPRIVELVEPLVARRILLGKERVDLYGALQEFRVAESGDGEVVGCGALHVMWEDLGEVRTLAVHDDWLGHGVGHALLSTLEEDARTLGLSRLFCLTFEVDFFTRHGFEDMGSETVDPEVYAELVRSHDEGVAEFLDLARVKQNTLGNTRMLKTL